In Roseomonas fluvialis, one genomic interval encodes:
- a CDS encoding lysine--tRNA ligase, whose product MDESAAVTTNPPVDLSAVKAWPFEEARKVAARLAKSGKGSALFETGYGPSGLPHIGTFGEVARTSWVRRAFTLLTGLPSRLIAFSDDMDGLRKVPDNVPNKEMLAQHLGRSVTAIPDPFGTHESFGHHNNARLRAFLDAFGFDYEFASSTDYYRSGRFDDALIRMAERHDAVRDVILPTLGPDRRATYSPFLPIHPKTGVVMQVPMEEVRPAEDLLIWRDPADGTRHATRITGGHCKAQWKADWALRWYALGVDYEMSGKDLIDSVRLSSAICRVLGADPPEAFTYEHFLDEQGQKISKSKGNGLTIDEWLRYAPAESLSQYMYNQPQRAKRLFFDQIPRAVDEYLQHRARLRVAPDATNPAWHIHGGAAPNDPEPPVSFTMLLNLASVVNADDPQILWGFLARYAPGTTPATQPMLGKLVEHAVHYYRDFVAPTKRFRIPTAPEREALAALMAALRDRAPDLEAMPPEDRAKAIQDLVYDAGRREPFLQANKDGTTGVSRAWFNALYQVLLGQEEGPRFGGFVALYGIAGTIGLIETALARTEQPAA is encoded by the coding sequence CTGGATGAATCCGCCGCCGTGACGACCAACCCGCCTGTTGATCTCTCCGCCGTGAAGGCCTGGCCCTTCGAGGAAGCGCGCAAGGTTGCCGCGCGGCTGGCGAAATCCGGCAAGGGGTCCGCGCTGTTCGAGACCGGCTACGGGCCGTCCGGCCTGCCGCATATCGGCACCTTCGGGGAGGTGGCGCGCACATCCTGGGTGCGGCGCGCCTTCACGCTACTGACCGGTCTGCCATCGCGCCTGATCGCCTTCAGCGACGACATGGACGGGCTGCGCAAGGTGCCGGACAACGTGCCGAACAAGGAAATGCTGGCGCAGCACCTGGGCCGTTCGGTCACCGCGATCCCGGACCCGTTTGGCACGCATGAGAGCTTCGGGCACCACAACAATGCGCGGCTGCGGGCGTTCCTCGATGCCTTCGGCTTCGACTACGAATTCGCGTCGAGCACCGACTATTACCGGTCCGGGCGCTTCGACGACGCGCTGATCCGCATGGCGGAACGCCATGATGCGGTGCGCGACGTGATCCTGCCGACGCTCGGACCCGACCGCCGCGCAACCTATTCGCCCTTCCTGCCGATCCATCCGAAGACCGGCGTGGTGATGCAGGTGCCGATGGAGGAGGTGCGCCCGGCCGAGGACCTGCTGATCTGGCGCGACCCGGCCGATGGCACGCGCCACGCCACGCGCATCACCGGCGGGCATTGCAAGGCGCAGTGGAAGGCGGATTGGGCGCTGCGCTGGTATGCGCTGGGCGTCGACTACGAGATGTCGGGCAAGGACCTGATCGATTCCGTGCGGCTTTCGTCCGCGATCTGCCGCGTGCTGGGTGCGGATCCGCCAGAGGCCTTCACCTACGAGCACTTCCTCGATGAGCAGGGCCAGAAGATCAGCAAGTCGAAGGGCAACGGCCTGACCATCGACGAATGGCTGCGCTACGCGCCGGCCGAGAGCCTGAGCCAGTACATGTACAACCAGCCACAGCGCGCCAAGCGGCTGTTCTTCGACCAGATCCCGCGCGCGGTGGATGAATATCTGCAGCATCGCGCGCGGCTGCGCGTGGCCCCCGATGCGACCAACCCCGCCTGGCACATCCATGGCGGCGCGGCGCCGAACGACCCGGAGCCGCCGGTATCGTTCACCATGCTGCTGAACCTGGCGTCGGTGGTGAATGCCGACGACCCGCAGATCCTGTGGGGCTTCCTTGCGCGCTACGCGCCAGGGACCACGCCGGCCACGCAACCGATGCTGGGCAAGCTCGTTGAGCACGCCGTGCACTACTACCGGGACTTCGTGGCACCCACGAAGCGCTTCCGTATTCCGACCGCGCCCGAGCGCGAGGCGCTGGCGGCGCTGATGGCGGCGCTGCGCGATCGCGCGCCCGACCTCGAGGCCATGCCGCCGGAGGATCGCGCGAAAGCCATCCAGGACCTCGTCTATGATGCCGGCCGGCGCGAGCCCTTCCTGCAGGCCAACAAGGACGGGACCACGGGCGTCTCGCGCGCCTGGTTCAATGCGCTGTACCAGGTTTTGCTGGGCCAGGAGGAAGGCCCGCGCTTCGGCGGCTTTGTCGCGCTCTATGGCATCGCGGGGACCATCGGGCTGATCGAGACGGCGCTCGCGCGCACGGAGCAGCCGGCCGCGTGA
- a CDS encoding ATP-dependent DNA helicase, with protein sequence MPSAPRLVLPDVPSLVAGFGHAVLLTTEGELETLPASAIAARIADTAPMLVHAPATARRLGLPHIEAAHDLLELFAFCRPAEPCAPTPRGIALALDLPQPASDDAAAALLPDIATHLLRHLADTREHPRNRDAAGLAARMGEAGWAWAPSVLAALGEPKAKPDARAYKVWRRLPEWEEAAPPTPPLSFTVEPAEARRRLADILGPGAEQRPQQADYASAAAGAFAPREYPGAPAVVLAEAGTGTGKTLGYVAPASLWAERNGAPVWISTFTRNLQRQIDQETARLFPDPEERRRRVVLRKGRENYLCLLNLDDLTAGGAPPYLAIALGLVARWALASRDGDLLGGDFPGWIGELFGPGAVLPLADRRGECIHSACPHYKMCFVEHSIRRARTAQIVVANHALVMVQAALGGGEDGPPLRLVFDEGHHLFDAADSAFSADLTGAEMAEVRRWLLGAEGGRSRARGLRRRLEELIGERADLHAPLDAALHAARALPVQGWPARLAGDARATPDDTPNAAEAFLRAARDQVLARTQETRDAGLYDSECDLHPVTSALPSAAEALDRALRRIEEPLASLRDRLAARLEDEAEDLEIGDRIRIEAACRAIDRRALMPIRAWGAMLATVQADAPQPGARPVHVDWLSLERRGGQDSDAGMHRHYLDPTQPFAMAVAAPAHGVLITSATLRDEAEADDDDPEATWREAEARTGASHLPLPAIRAAVPSPFDYAARTRCLVVTDVAKENAGQVASAFQALFLAAGGGGLGLFTAIRRLRDVHTRIAGPLEQAGIPLYAQHIDAMDNATLVDVFRAEENACLLGTDAMRDGVDVPGRALRLLVFDRVPWPRPTILHRERRTHLSGGRPKEYDDRIARHRLRQAFGRLIRRADDKGVFVLLDRSAPSRLLQGLPSGVLIRRLGLAQAVAETRDFLAEP encoded by the coding sequence ATGCCCTCCGCCCCGCGACTCGTGCTGCCGGACGTGCCGAGCCTCGTCGCGGGCTTCGGCCATGCGGTGTTGCTGACCACCGAAGGCGAACTCGAGACCCTCCCCGCCAGCGCCATCGCTGCACGCATCGCAGACACCGCGCCGATGCTGGTGCATGCCCCTGCCACCGCGCGCCGCCTCGGCCTGCCGCATATCGAGGCCGCCCACGACCTGCTGGAACTCTTTGCATTCTGTCGCCCCGCCGAGCCTTGCGCGCCCACCCCGCGCGGCATCGCCTTGGCGCTCGACCTCCCGCAGCCCGCCAGCGACGACGCCGCGGCCGCCCTGCTGCCGGACATCGCCACCCACCTGCTGCGCCACCTGGCCGACACGCGCGAACACCCGCGCAACCGCGACGCGGCCGGGCTCGCCGCGCGCATGGGGGAAGCCGGCTGGGCCTGGGCGCCGTCCGTCCTGGCAGCCCTGGGCGAGCCCAAGGCGAAACCCGACGCGCGCGCCTACAAGGTCTGGCGCCGGCTGCCGGAATGGGAGGAGGCGGCACCCCCCACCCCGCCGCTCTCCTTCACCGTGGAGCCGGCCGAGGCGCGCCGGCGCCTGGCGGACATTCTTGGCCCCGGCGCCGAACAGCGCCCGCAGCAGGCCGACTACGCCTCGGCGGCCGCCGGTGCCTTCGCCCCGCGCGAGTATCCCGGCGCACCCGCGGTCGTGCTGGCGGAGGCCGGCACCGGCACCGGCAAGACGCTGGGCTACGTCGCGCCGGCCAGCCTCTGGGCCGAACGCAACGGCGCGCCGGTCTGGATCAGCACCTTCACTCGCAACCTGCAGCGCCAGATCGACCAGGAGACCGCGCGCCTGTTTCCCGACCCGGAGGAACGCCGCCGCCGCGTCGTGCTGCGCAAGGGGCGGGAGAACTACCTGTGTCTGCTGAACCTCGATGACCTGACGGCGGGCGGCGCGCCGCCCTACCTCGCCATCGCGCTCGGCCTGGTGGCGCGCTGGGCGCTGGCGTCACGCGACGGGGATCTGCTCGGCGGCGACTTTCCCGGCTGGATCGGCGAGTTGTTCGGACCCGGCGCGGTGCTGCCACTCGCCGACCGCCGCGGCGAATGCATCCATTCCGCCTGCCCGCACTACAAGATGTGCTTCGTCGAACACTCCATCCGCCGCGCCCGCACCGCGCAGATCGTCGTCGCCAACCATGCGCTGGTGATGGTGCAGGCCGCCCTCGGCGGCGGCGAGGACGGCCCGCCGCTGCGCCTCGTGTTCGACGAGGGCCACCACCTGTTCGACGCGGCCGATTCCGCCTTCTCCGCCGACCTGACCGGCGCCGAGATGGCCGAGGTCCGTCGCTGGCTGCTCGGCGCCGAGGGCGGTCGATCCCGCGCCCGCGGCCTGCGCCGGCGGCTCGAGGAACTGATCGGTGAGCGCGCCGACCTGCACGCCCCCCTCGACGCCGCGCTGCACGCCGCGCGCGCGCTGCCGGTGCAGGGCTGGCCCGCGCGCCTGGCCGGCGACGCCCGCGCCACACCCGACGACACCCCCAACGCCGCCGAGGCCTTCCTGCGTGCCGCACGCGACCAGGTGCTCGCCCGCACGCAGGAGACCCGCGACGCCGGCCTGTACGATTCCGAATGCGACCTGCACCCGGTCACCAGCGCCCTGCCCTCTGCCGCGGAGGCGCTGGACCGCGCGCTGCGGCGCATCGAGGAACCACTCGCCAGCCTGCGTGACCGGCTGGCCGCGCGCCTCGAGGACGAGGCGGAAGACCTGGAGATTGGCGACCGCATCCGCATCGAAGCCGCCTGCCGCGCCATCGACCGCCGCGCCTTGATGCCCATCCGCGCCTGGGGCGCGATGCTCGCCACCGTGCAGGCCGACGCGCCGCAGCCCGGCGCGCGGCCCGTCCATGTCGATTGGCTGAGCCTCGAACGCCGCGGCGGGCAGGACAGCGATGCGGGGATGCACCGCCACTACCTCGACCCCACGCAGCCCTTCGCCATGGCGGTGGCGGCACCGGCGCACGGCGTGCTGATCACCTCCGCCACCCTGCGCGACGAAGCCGAGGCCGACGACGACGACCCCGAGGCCACCTGGCGCGAGGCGGAGGCGCGCACCGGCGCATCCCACCTGCCGCTGCCGGCGATCCGCGCCGCCGTGCCATCCCCCTTCGACTACGCCGCGCGTACCCGCTGCCTGGTGGTGACGGATGTCGCGAAGGAGAATGCCGGCCAGGTCGCGAGCGCCTTCCAGGCGCTGTTCCTGGCCGCAGGCGGCGGTGGGCTCGGGTTGTTCACCGCCATCCGCCGGCTGCGGGACGTGCATACGCGCATCGCCGGGCCGCTCGAACAGGCCGGCATCCCGCTCTATGCGCAGCACATCGACGCGATGGACAACGCCACCCTGGTCGACGTTTTCCGCGCCGAGGAAAACGCCTGCCTGCTCGGCACCGATGCGATGCGCGACGGGGTGGACGTGCCCGGCCGCGCGCTGCGCCTGCTGGTGTTTGACCGCGTGCCCTGGCCGCGCCCGACCATCCTGCACCGCGAACGGCGCACGCACCTGTCGGGCGGGCGGCCCAAGGAGTACGACGACCGCATCGCGCGGCACCGGCTGCGCCAGGCCTTCGGGCGGCTGATCCGCCGCGCCGACGACAAGGGCGTGTTCGTGCTGCTGGACCGTTCGGCCCCGTCGCGGCTGCTGCAGGGGCTGCCCTCGGGTGTCCTGATCCGGCGCCTGGGCCTCGCGCAGGCAGTGGCCGAGACGCGCGACTTTCTCGCCGAGCCGTGA
- a CDS encoding amidohydrolase family protein, with protein MTDLLLRNVRPMGGPASDVLVRGGCIAPPGTDATGAAVEDGHGMLLLPGFVEGHTHLDKTVFHEPDWLVNEVGPRIIDKIDTEREWRARTRHDAGAASLAMARAFLAQGTTRIRSHVDVDTSGGTKHVEHVLATREAMRGLQDIQVVAFPQSGILGRQGTESLLDAALAMGADIVGGLDPCAIERDPVRHLNIVFGLAEKHHKPVDVHLHEQGSMGAFSLELILERTRALSMQGQVVVSHAFCLGDVTERERDVLLAQMAELGVAIATTAPASRPVPLVAPCRAAGVTIFGGNDGIRDTWTPYGSPDMLERAMLIGLRNNFRRDDEIALAFDCVSAAGAKGCGFADYGLHPGARADLVLVEARSLAEAVVVRPPRRMVVSGGRIVARDGVLLA; from the coding sequence ATGACCGACCTGCTGCTGCGCAATGTCCGCCCGATGGGCGGGCCGGCCTCCGACGTGCTCGTGCGCGGCGGGTGCATCGCCCCGCCCGGCACGGACGCCACCGGCGCAGCGGTCGAGGACGGCCATGGGATGCTGCTGCTGCCCGGCTTCGTCGAAGGCCACACGCATCTCGACAAGACCGTCTTCCACGAGCCCGACTGGCTCGTGAACGAGGTCGGCCCGCGCATCATCGACAAGATCGACACCGAGCGCGAATGGCGCGCGCGCACCAGGCATGACGCCGGCGCGGCGTCGCTCGCGATGGCGCGCGCCTTCCTCGCGCAGGGCACCACGCGCATCCGCAGCCACGTGGATGTGGATACCTCCGGCGGCACGAAGCATGTCGAGCACGTGTTGGCCACGCGCGAGGCGATGCGTGGGCTGCAGGACATCCAGGTGGTTGCCTTCCCGCAATCGGGCATCCTCGGGCGGCAGGGGACCGAAAGCCTGCTCGATGCGGCGCTGGCCATGGGTGCGGACATCGTGGGCGGGCTCGATCCCTGCGCGATCGAACGCGATCCGGTGCGGCACCTGAACATCGTCTTCGGCCTGGCCGAGAAGCACCACAAGCCGGTCGATGTGCACCTGCACGAACAGGGCTCGATGGGCGCTTTCTCGCTGGAACTGATCCTGGAGCGCACGCGCGCGCTGTCCATGCAGGGCCAGGTGGTGGTCAGCCACGCCTTCTGCCTGGGCGACGTGACGGAGCGGGAGCGCGACGTATTGCTCGCGCAAATGGCGGAACTGGGCGTCGCCATCGCCACCACCGCGCCGGCCTCGCGCCCGGTACCACTGGTGGCGCCCTGCCGCGCGGCGGGCGTGACGATCTTCGGCGGCAATGACGGCATCCGCGACACCTGGACGCCCTATGGCTCGCCCGACATGCTCGAACGCGCGATGCTCATTGGCCTGCGCAACAACTTCCGCCGCGATGACGAGATCGCGCTGGCCTTCGACTGCGTGAGCGCGGCAGGGGCGAAGGGCTGCGGCTTTGCCGACTACGGCCTGCATCCCGGCGCGCGCGCCGACCTGGTGCTGGTGGAGGCCCGCAGCCTGGCCGAAGCCGTCGTGGTGCGCCCGCCGCGGCGCATGGTGGTCTCCGGTGGGCGAATCGTCGCGCGGGACGGGGTGCTGCTGGCGTGA
- a CDS encoding enoyl-CoA hydratase/isomerase family protein, whose translation MSAPVAVEAHGAVHTIRLARPDRGNALGPEMVAAIDTALDGAQAAGARLVVLCGEGRHFCTGFDLSDLDALDDGELALRAIRIEILLQRIHALPVSTLAVAGGRVFGAGADLFAVCDHRVALAGTTFAFPGPAFGLVLGTGRLAGLVGDGAARRLLLAGTTIEAKAALTMGLATRVVEPDGVAPAIDSARDAATRLDTPTVGALFGRTRRADDAGDLAALARSVARPGLKDRILAYRAHVAATRPRS comes from the coding sequence GTGAGCGCGCCTGTCGCGGTCGAGGCCCACGGCGCGGTCCATACCATCCGCCTGGCGCGGCCCGATCGCGGCAATGCGCTGGGGCCGGAGATGGTCGCGGCCATCGACACGGCGTTGGATGGTGCACAGGCGGCCGGCGCGCGGCTGGTCGTGCTGTGCGGCGAAGGGCGGCATTTCTGCACCGGCTTCGATCTGTCGGACCTCGATGCGCTGGATGACGGCGAACTCGCGCTGCGGGCGATCCGCATCGAGATCCTGCTGCAACGCATCCATGCGCTGCCGGTCAGCACGCTGGCTGTCGCCGGCGGGCGCGTGTTCGGTGCGGGCGCGGACCTGTTCGCGGTCTGTGACCATCGCGTCGCGCTGGCAGGCACCACCTTCGCCTTTCCCGGCCCGGCCTTTGGCCTGGTGCTGGGAACAGGGCGGCTCGCGGGGCTTGTGGGCGACGGCGCCGCGCGGCGCCTTCTGCTGGCCGGCACGACCATTGAGGCCAAGGCGGCCCTTACGATGGGCCTGGCGACGCGGGTGGTGGAGCCCGACGGCGTGGCGCCTGCAATCGACTCGGCACGGGATGCCGCGACACGGCTCGATACGCCGACGGTCGGCGCACTGTTCGGGCGCACCCGGCGCGCCGACGATGCCGGCGACCTGGCTGCGCTGGCGCGGTCTGTCGCGCGGCCGGGGCTGAAGGACCGCATCCTGGCCTACCGCGCGCACGTCGCGGCGACGCGCCCGCGGAGCTGA
- a CDS encoding serine protease, with protein sequence MMKPHIALAALLPLLAACGAGTAPEASAQGAACFTAAAALPPSVGASVLRVSVPGPRGGRATRGTAFIVADSAADPGAPNRVITAAHVVARALEAPDEAAIRLSLADGTPVGTARIAATAQPWNPLAALDPAWSDQAILTLARFDSPAAEAAFRAAPGLAPARRQPEGALLDLRLADGRGIAPGLSGAPVLSAEGRVRGILVQRRIEDWSGGASTEAPLLRRGQVGARLEPAREGWAQPLAAPAILAALGPAGRAVETLAVPGDTDLSVMAPGYPGGRCTVVTAHAAYRPAPMRRF encoded by the coding sequence ATGATGAAGCCGCACATCGCCCTTGCTGCCCTGCTGCCGCTGCTCGCCGCCTGCGGCGCCGGTACGGCGCCCGAGGCCAGCGCCCAGGGCGCCGCCTGCTTCACCGCGGCGGCCGCACTGCCACCCAGCGTGGGGGCGTCGGTGTTGCGGGTCAGCGTGCCCGGCCCCCGCGGCGGGCGCGCCACCCGCGGCACCGCCTTCATCGTCGCCGACAGCGCGGCGGATCCCGGCGCGCCGAACCGCGTCATCACCGCCGCGCATGTCGTCGCCCGCGCGCTGGAAGCGCCCGACGAAGCCGCAATCCGCCTGTCCCTGGCCGATGGCACACCGGTCGGCACGGCACGCATCGCAGCAACGGCGCAGCCCTGGAACCCGCTGGCGGCGCTGGACCCAGCCTGGTCGGACCAGGCGATCCTGACCCTCGCCCGCTTCGACAGCCCGGCCGCGGAGGCCGCCTTCCGCGCCGCCCCCGGCCTGGCGCCGGCCCGCCGCCAGCCCGAAGGCGCACTGCTCGACCTGCGCCTGGCCGATGGCCGCGGCATCGCGCCCGGTCTGTCCGGCGCGCCGGTGCTGAGCGCGGAGGGCCGCGTCCGCGGCATCCTCGTCCAGCGCCGCATCGAGGACTGGAGCGGCGGCGCCAGCACCGAGGCCCCGCTGCTGCGCCGCGGCCAGGTGGGCGCGCGGCTGGAACCGGCGCGCGAGGGCTGGGCGCAGCCGCTGGCCGCCCCTGCCATCCTGGCCGCGCTGGGTCCTGCGGGCCGCGCGGTGGAAACCTTGGCGGTGCCGGGCGACACGGATCTCAGCGTGATGGCGCCCGGCTACCCAGGCGGGCGATGCACGGTGGTGACGGCGCATGCGGCGTATCGGCCGGCGCCGATGCGGCGGTTCTGA
- a CDS encoding phosphatidylglycerol lysyltransferase domain-containing protein, with translation MTRTGGALALLKRHGPTVFGLLLLVGALYVVQREFRTLSWADIRGALHATPASALWAAAGFTLLAYLVLTAYDRLGSVYAGHPVSYARTSLASFVAYSLANNLGFATVSGAAIRYRFYAAWGLPPLAIAKVVAFTSLTFGLGGFALGGLVLLVEPEVLPFFGDSVPHWAMQAVGAALWCIVGAYIMLARFVPHFRMFGHQIDLPGFRMALMQTGLASADVAVTAMIFWTLLPPVEGLTFLHFLGIYVAAYTAGIAANVPGGIGVFDGAMLFGLSGYLPTPVVVGALLLFRLFYYIAPLFLAGLLFAAFEVSQRRHLLDRFSSERGVAISFEVPAMAALAGLAALTLVFIGALPPKPGPLDGALAFLDEAASHFAASILGSLLLVAAYGLVRRLALAWWAALVFLLSGALVAWLRGEPWWLTGAFLLLAALLATTRPAFYRRARLIGEALTGETVAAVTALGLCALTLATVAYGGRFADLSWWGVVLSGEAPNTLRFAVGLAGVLLVVAAFRLLRPARPPALSYGTEVRDRLAALGARAPQHADGAVFGEAQRAGFAFVRRNGIWLALGDPAGEERDRVSAIWRFRDMCEQAGADPAFWHVGPGLLRVYADIGLTSFPLEGAPGHFLACRAEHDLAALLPLLPGLDDAG, from the coding sequence GTGACCCGAACCGGGGGCGCCCTCGCTCTGCTGAAGCGCCACGGCCCGACGGTCTTCGGGCTGCTGTTGCTGGTCGGCGCGCTGTATGTCGTGCAGCGGGAATTCCGCACGCTGTCCTGGGCCGACATCCGGGGCGCGCTGCACGCCACGCCGGCCTCCGCCCTGTGGGCGGCGGCGGGCTTCACGCTGCTCGCCTACCTGGTGCTGACCGCCTATGACCGGCTGGGGTCGGTCTATGCGGGGCATCCGGTGTCCTACGCGCGGACCTCGCTGGCGTCCTTCGTGGCGTATTCGCTTGCGAACAACCTCGGCTTCGCGACGGTGTCCGGCGCGGCCATCCGCTACCGCTTCTATGCCGCCTGGGGGCTGCCGCCCTTGGCCATCGCGAAGGTGGTGGCCTTCACCTCGCTGACCTTCGGGCTCGGCGGCTTCGCACTGGGCGGGCTCGTGCTGCTGGTCGAACCCGAAGTGCTGCCCTTCTTCGGCGACAGCGTGCCGCATTGGGCCATGCAGGCGGTGGGCGCGGCGCTGTGGTGCATCGTCGGCGCCTACATCATGCTGGCGCGGTTCGTGCCGCATTTCCGCATGTTCGGGCACCAGATCGACCTGCCGGGCTTCCGCATGGCGCTGATGCAGACCGGCCTCGCCTCGGCCGACGTGGCGGTCACTGCGATGATCTTCTGGACGCTGCTGCCGCCGGTGGAAGGGCTGACCTTCCTGCATTTCCTCGGCATCTACGTGGCGGCCTACACGGCTGGCATCGCGGCGAACGTGCCGGGCGGGATCGGCGTGTTCGACGGGGCGATGCTGTTCGGGCTGTCGGGCTACCTGCCAACGCCGGTCGTGGTCGGCGCGCTGCTGCTGTTCCGCCTGTTCTACTACATCGCGCCGCTGTTCCTCGCGGGCCTGCTGTTCGCGGCCTTCGAGGTCAGCCAGCGTCGCCACCTGCTCGACCGCTTCTCGTCCGAGCGCGGGGTTGCGATTTCCTTCGAGGTGCCGGCGATGGCCGCGCTGGCGGGGCTTGCCGCACTCACGCTGGTGTTCATCGGCGCGCTGCCGCCCAAGCCCGGTCCGCTCGATGGCGCGCTCGCCTTCCTGGACGAGGCAGCGAGCCATTTCGCGGCCTCGATCCTGGGCTCGCTGCTGCTGGTCGCGGCCTATGGGCTGGTGCGGCGCTTGGCGCTGGCCTGGTGGGCCGCGCTGGTCTTCCTGCTGAGCGGCGCGCTGGTGGCCTGGCTGCGCGGCGAGCCCTGGTGGCTGACCGGCGCCTTCCTGTTGCTGGCGGCGCTGCTCGCGACCACGCGCCCGGCCTTCTACCGGCGCGCCCGGCTGATCGGCGAGGCGCTGACTGGCGAGACGGTGGCGGCGGTCACGGCACTCGGCCTGTGTGCGCTGACGCTGGCGACGGTGGCCTATGGCGGGCGCTTCGCCGACCTGTCCTGGTGGGGCGTCGTGTTGTCCGGGGAGGCGCCGAACACGCTGCGCTTCGCGGTCGGCCTGGCCGGCGTGCTGCTGGTGGTCGCGGCGTTCCGGCTGCTGCGCCCGGCCCGCCCGCCGGCGCTGTCCTATGGCACCGAGGTCCGCGACAGGCTCGCTGCCCTCGGCGCGCGGGCGCCGCAACATGCCGATGGCGCGGTGTTCGGCGAGGCGCAGCGCGCCGGCTTCGCCTTCGTGCGCCGCAACGGCATCTGGCTCGCGCTCGGCGACCCGGCGGGGGAGGAGCGCGACCGCGTCTCCGCCATCTGGCGGTTCCGCGACATGTGCGAACAGGCGGGCGCAGATCCGGCCTTCTGGCATGTCGGGCCCGGGCTGCTGCGGGTCTATGCGGATATCGGGCTGACGTCCTTCCCGCTCGAAGGTGCGCCAGGTCACTTCCTGGCCTGCCGGGCTGAGCATGATCTGGCGGCGCTGCTGCCCCTGCTGCCGGGGCTCGATGATGCCGGCTGA
- a CDS encoding aspartate-semialdehyde dehydrogenase: MRVGIVGATGAVGRELVDVLGRRAFPVTSLRLFASARSAGTTVKTPFGPTTIEAFSDAAVRDLDIALLAVSGDFAKAHAPAMVAAGVTVIDNSSAFRLQDDVPLVVPEVNAAAIGGARLIANPNCTTAILVVALEPLRQAFGLKRVIVSTYQAASGAGAEGMAELERESRRVLVEGVKPEADVFRWPLAFNVIPQIDAFQANGYTREEMKVVWESQKIMGAADLPISCTAVRIPTMRVHAEAVTIETERPVTPDAAREVLRRAAGVKVVDDPAQGLYPMPINATGQDDVEAGRIRANPVFGDCGLDFFLCGDQLLKGAALNAVQIAERLPAVARKAA, encoded by the coding sequence ATGCGTGTCGGTATTGTCGGCGCCACCGGAGCGGTGGGCCGCGAGCTCGTGGATGTTCTGGGGCGCCGGGCCTTCCCGGTCACCTCGCTGAGGCTGTTCGCCTCCGCCCGCAGCGCCGGCACCACGGTCAAAACGCCCTTCGGCCCCACCACGATCGAGGCCTTCAGCGATGCGGCGGTGCGCGACCTCGACATCGCGCTGCTGGCCGTCTCGGGCGATTTCGCCAAGGCCCATGCGCCGGCCATGGTCGCGGCCGGGGTCACGGTGATCGACAATTCCTCCGCCTTCCGCCTGCAGGACGACGTGCCGCTGGTGGTGCCGGAGGTGAACGCGGCCGCCATCGGTGGCGCGCGCCTGATCGCGAACCCCAACTGCACCACCGCGATCCTGGTTGTGGCGCTGGAACCGCTGCGCCAGGCCTTCGGCCTGAAGCGCGTGATCGTCTCCACCTACCAGGCGGCCTCGGGTGCCGGGGCCGAGGGCATGGCCGAGCTGGAACGCGAATCCCGCCGCGTCCTGGTCGAGGGCGTGAAGCCAGAAGCGGACGTCTTCCGCTGGCCGCTCGCCTTCAACGTCATCCCGCAGATCGATGCCTTCCAGGCCAACGGCTACACGCGGGAGGAAATGAAGGTCGTCTGGGAAAGCCAGAAGATCATGGGCGCGGCCGACCTGCCGATCTCCTGCACCGCCGTGCGCATCCCGACCATGCGCGTGCATGCCGAGGCGGTCACCATCGAGACGGAGCGCCCCGTGACGCCGGATGCCGCGCGTGAAGTGCTGCGCCGCGCCGCCGGCGTGAAGGTCGTGGATGACCCGGCGCAGGGCCTTTATCCCATGCCGATCAACGCGACCGGCCAGGATGATGTCGAGGCCGGGCGCATCCGGGCCAATCCGGTCTTCGGGGATTGCGGGCTCGACTTCTTCCTGTGTGGCGACCAGCTGCTGAAGGGCGCTGCCCTGAACGCGGTGCAGATCGCCGAACGCCTCCCCGCGGTGGCGCGCAAGGCGGCCTGA